In Macadamia integrifolia cultivar HAES 741 unplaced genomic scaffold, SCU_Mint_v3 scaffold3175, whole genome shotgun sequence, the following are encoded in one genomic region:
- the LOC122067865 gene encoding uncharacterized protein LOC122067865 codes for MAMKVWAKITFPDANAEVNRTKSALEEVQALIEVDGINNSLFELEVAAKKDYDLALVLQEKIWAKKITFIYDHFKSFHKRDLTVNSNDILSCIPEIIIMDDNLALMVVPSADEIKAAIFDLDPSSTPGPDGFPGTFYHCCWSIVCPKVCLAVQNFFSEGVITKGFIPKIFAMRISILLPRLISEEQDVFPRGKIISNICMASELANLMHSKSFGGGLALKLDIKKAFDTLDWVFLFDVMHKFGFSQLFTDRLQQIFLSSRLSILINGGLVGFFGVERGLRQGTHFLPSFLSLLKRSCVAR; via the exons ATGGCGATGAAGGTATGGGCCAAAATTACTTTCCCCGATGCTAATGCCGAAGTCAATAGAACCAAATCAGCCCTGGAGGAGGTTCAAGCCTTGATTGAGGTCGATGGAATCAACAATTCCCTATTTGAGTTAGAAGTAGCTGCCAAGAAGGATTATGACTTAGCGCTTGTGTTACAAGAGAAGATTTGGGCTAAAAAAATCACG TTCATCTATGACCATTTTAAGAGCTTCCACAAAAGGGATTTGACAGTTAATTCAAATGATATTTTGAGCTGCATCCCTGAGATCATCATTATGGATGATAATCTGGCTTTAATGGTTGTCCCATCTGCTGATGAAATCAAAGCGGCTATCTTTGATTTAGATCCCTCTAGTACCCCAGGTCCAGATGGTTTTCCTGGGACTTTCTACCACTGTTGCTGGAGCATTGTGTGTCCTAAGGTGTGCTTAGCTGTGCAGAATTTCTTCTCAGAGGGAGTTATCACAAAAGGG tttattCCCAAGATCTTTGCCATGCGGATCTCTATCCTTCTTCCTAGATTGATCTCTGAGGAGCAAGACGTTTTTCCAAGGGGAAAAATAATCTCCAATATTTGCATGGCCTCCGAACTTGCAAATTTGATGCACTCTAAATCCTTTGGTGGAGGATTGGCTTTAAAGCTTGATATCAAGAAGGCATTTGATACTCTTGATTGGGTGTTTTTGTTTGATGTGATGCACAAATTTGGGTTCTCCCAACTCTTTACTGACCGTCTGCAGCAAATTTTTCTATCTTCAAGATTATCTATTCTTATAAATGGTGGCCTTGTGGGATTCTTTGGGGTGGAACGTGGCCTTCGACAAGGGACCCACTTTCTCCCATCCTTTTTATCATTGCTGAAGAGGTCTTGTGTCGCG AGGTGA